The Methanobrevibacter sp. TLL-48-HuF1 genomic sequence TTAACTAGCTTATTTTATATGATTTATTATTCAATTGATATGGTTATGATTACTCAGTTTGCAAATACTTATGCTACAGGTCTTTATAATTCTTCTTATAAGTTAATCAATGTTTTAACTTTGTTTTATACAATTTACACTTCTGTTATTTTCCCGGTTATGAGTAAACTCTTTAAACAGGATGGAAATTTGCTGCAGTTTAGTTTTGTCAAGTCTATTAAGTATCTGTCCATGGTTACTATTCCAATAGCTATTGCTACCTTTTTCTACGGCGGAGATGTAATTTCATTATGTTACGGTAATCAATATGCAGAAGCAGGGGAAGTTTTAAAAATCCTGATCTGGACTGTCTGTTTCCTGTTTATTAACGGTGCCTGTTCCATGATTTTAAATGCATCTCACAGGGAAACTGCAGTTACTAAAATTTATTGTTTAGCTGCTCTGTTTAATGTTGTTTTAAATTTTATTTTAATACCTCATTTTTCAGTTTATGGTGCTTCAGTAGCTACTGTAATTAGTGAGATTTTAATTTTAGTTTTAGAGTTATATACTATCTATAAAATTAATCAGCTTCCTGATAAACATCTGTTATTTGATATTTTAAAAGTTATACTTTGTGCAGGTGTTATGGGTGTTGTTTTACATCTTCTTAATCTTAATTTATGGTTAGCTATTCTTGTAGGTGTTGTGGTTTATTTAATAGCTATTATTCTTACTAAAACATTTGATAATCAGGATAAAATGATTTTTAAACAAATTATTGGAATGTAGATTTACCCAAAACTTTATATACTATCAAAACAAAAGTATAATTGTTGTTTGTTATGCGGTGTTAGTCCAGCCTGGTTAAGACTCTAGCCTGCCACGTTAGAGACCCGGGTTCAAATCCCGGACGCCGCATTTATGCAGTTGTGGTATAGTCTGGTTATTACTTGGGCCTTCCAAGCCTACAACCCGGGTTCGAATCCCGGCAACTGCATTTGTTTTATCTAATTTTCTTATTTTTTTCTGAATTCTTATTATACTGATTAGTTTTTTTAGTTACTTTTATATAATACTTTTTATAAAGATTAAATTACTAAAGTTAGTTTTCTAACTAAATTAAAAATTAAAAAAATCTTGGTGATTCTATGGTAGGAATTGTTGGATATGGGGCGTATGTGCCGTCATATAGAATAAAAGTAGAAGAAATTGCTAAAGTGTGGGGAGATGATCCTGTTGCTTTATCAAGGGGTTTGATTGTAAACGAAAAATCCGTACCTTCTGCTGATGAAGATACTGCTACTATTGCAGTAACTGCTGCTAGATATGCTCTAGCAAGAGCTCAGATTGACCCGCAAAAAATAGGGGCGATTTATGTTGGTTCTGAATCACATCCTTATGCAGTAAAACCGTCTGCAACTATTGTTGCAGAAGCTATAAATGCTACTCCTGTTTTAACTGCTGCGGATTTAGAATTTGCTTGTAAAGCTGGAACTGCTGGAATTCAAATGACTATGGGACTTGTGGATTCCAATATGATTGAGTATGGATTAGCTATTGGTGCTGATACTTCTCAAGGTGCACCTGGAGATGCATTAGAATACACTGCATCTGCTGGAGGTGCAGCATATATTATTGGTAAAGATAACACTCTTGCTGATATTGAAGAAACATACAGTTTTACTACTGATACTCCTGATTTTTATAGAAGGGAAGGACAAGACTATCCATCTCACGGTGGCCGTTTCACTGGAGAACCAGCATACTTTAAACATGTATTAAGTGCTGCAAAAGGTTTATTTGAAAAAACTGATTCAAAACCTGAAGATTATGATTACGCTTGTTTCCACCAACCTAATGGTAAATTTTACTTAAGGGCAGGTAAAAAACTTGGATTTACTAATGAACAAATCCAACAAGGTCTTTTAACTCCAAATATAGGAAACACTTATTCTGGTGCAGTTCCATTAGCTTTATCTAATATTTTAGATGTTGCAGAACCTGGAGATAAAATATTTGTTGTTTCATATGGATCTGGTGCTGGTAGTGACGGATTTACATTAACAGTAAATGAAGAAATTAAAGAAAGAAGAGATTTAGCTCCAAAAACACAAGACATCATTGATAGAAAACAATATGTTGATTATGCTGTTTATGCTAAATTTAAAGGCAAAATTAAAATGTAGGTGTAATTATGAGAGATGTTGCAATTATAGGTGTTTCACAAACTAAATTCGGTGAATTATGGGATTCATCTTTTAGAGATTTAATCGCTGAAGCAGGTGTAAAAGCTGTTATGGATGCTGAAGTTGAAGGAGACGATATTGAAGCAATGTATGTAGGAAATATGTCTTCCGGTTTATTTGTAGACCAGGAACATATTGCTGCACTTATTTCTGATCACATGGGTCTTAATCCAATTCCAACTACAAGAGTAGAAGCAGCATGTGCATCTGGTGGACTTGCTCTAAGACAAGGAATCATGGCAGTTGCATCAGGTTTCCATGATGTTGTAATTTCTGCAGGTGTAGAAAAAATGACTGATGTTGTAGATGCTACTCCAGCTATTGCTACTGCATCTGATCAAGAATGGGAAGCACAACAAGGAGCTACTTTCCCATCATTATATGCGATGATTGCAAAAAGACACATGTATGAATATGGAACTACAAGGGAACAATTAGCTCAATTTTCAGTAGTAAACCATAAAAATGCTAAAAACAACCCTAATGCACAGTTCCCATTTGAAATTAGTGTGGATAAAGTAATTAACTCTACTGTGGTAGCTGATCCTTTAACACTTTTAGACTGTTCTCCAGTTTCTGACGGAGCAGCAGCTGTTGTTATGGTTCCTGCAGAAGATGCTAAAAAATACACTGATACTCCAATTTATGTAAGAGCATCTGCACAGGCTTCCGGAACTATTGCATTACATAACAGGAAAGACTTAACTACTATTGATTCAACTAGAGTAGCTTCCAGAAAAGCATATGAAATGGCAGGAGTTACTACTAAAGACATTGACCTTGCAGAAGTTCACGACTGTTTCTCAATCAACGGTCTTTTAGCTGTAGAAGACTTAGGTTTTGCTGAAAAAGGTAAAGGTGGAATAGCTATTGAAGAAGGTCAAACAGAAATAGACGGTGATTTCCCAATTAACCCATCTGGAGGTTTAAAAGCTCGTGGACACCCTCTTGGAGCAACAGGTATTGCTCAGGCTGCTGAAGTTGTATGGCAACTTAGAGGAGAAGCAGGCAAACGTCAAGTTGATGGTGCAGAAATAGGTATGACTCATAATATCGGTGGTACTGGAGGTACTGCAGCTGTACATATATTTGGAAGAGATCTTGATTAAATAATCATCTTCTCTTTTTAAATACTTTAAAGTATAATATATTAATTAGAAATATTTTTGGAGAGAGTATAAAAATGAAATTTAAAATAACAGCAGTAAATACTAAAAATCCAAGTGAAAAATTCGAATATGAATTAGAAGGAGAATCTGTTGACAGTTTCAAATACTTTGACGAAGCTGAAGGTAAATTCTTCCATCCTAAAGAAGTATTAAATAACAAAATGAGAGAAATTAACAATAATTTAATGTTAAATGACTCACCAATATTCACCATTAAAAAAGTTGGTGAAAAAGCTAATATCAAAGCTATGACTTTTGACATTGAAATTGAATCCATTGAATAGATTTAATTTCACTCTTTTTTTATTTAAAAGAGAATTATTTCTCTTTTATTGATTTTTATGGATATTCCACTTTATTTTTATGCTGCTTTTAAGGATATGGACCGATTGGCTCCGGGAAGTGATAAGTCCACTTTAAAAGCTATTGACTATATTGATTTTAATAATGATTCACAATTAACTATTCTGGATATTGGCTGTGGAGCGGGAGCTTCAACTTTGCTGCTGGCTGATTATTTTAAAAATTCAACAATTGAAGCTATTGATTTATTTCCACATTATTTGAAGGTTTTGGATGAAAAAATAGCTGACAATGATTTGGATAATAGGGTTTACACCTGTCAGATGGACATGAATGATCTGGATTATCCCAACTGCGAATTTGACATTGTTTTTAGTGAAGCTTCAGCATATATCATGGGATTTGCTAAAGCACTTAAAAGTTGGAAACGTGTTTTAAAGCAAGACAGTTATCTGATTATTTCTGAGCTGACATGGATTCAAAAACCTTCAAAAGAATCTAAAAAGTTTTGGAAAACACATTATCCTGAGATTGGCACGATTGAA encodes the following:
- a CDS encoding hydroxymethylglutaryl-CoA synthase — its product is MVGIVGYGAYVPSYRIKVEEIAKVWGDDPVALSRGLIVNEKSVPSADEDTATIAVTAARYALARAQIDPQKIGAIYVGSESHPYAVKPSATIVAEAINATPVLTAADLEFACKAGTAGIQMTMGLVDSNMIEYGLAIGADTSQGAPGDALEYTASAGGAAYIIGKDNTLADIEETYSFTTDTPDFYRREGQDYPSHGGRFTGEPAYFKHVLSAAKGLFEKTDSKPEDYDYACFHQPNGKFYLRAGKKLGFTNEQIQQGLLTPNIGNTYSGAVPLALSNILDVAEPGDKIFVVSYGSGAGSDGFTLTVNEEIKERRDLAPKTQDIIDRKQYVDYAVYAKFKGKIKM
- a CDS encoding flippase yields the protein MSRVRTVFANMSWLMFSQIITSVCAFVWTILTARYLGVSDYGLLGTATSFATIFGVCADLGVTTYIVRSISTDFDSERKYLGNAIGIKLILSVFYLSVVSLALFILGWDNYTVIICFLFAVENVIKSFQTAMYSSFQAHEMMKYQAITNTLLNVLTFIFIVAVTFTDYGLWGITLAYIAANVIGLVYATLALSKKIIVPKPLFDRAFCKKLVIGGLPFALTSLFYMIYYSIDMVMITQFANTYATGLYNSSYKLINVLTLFYTIYTSVIFPVMSKLFKQDGNLLQFSFVKSIKYLSMVTIPIAIATFFYGGDVISLCYGNQYAEAGEVLKILIWTVCFLFINGACSMILNASHRETAVTKIYCLAALFNVVLNFILIPHFSVYGASVATVISEILILVLELYTIYKINQLPDKHLLFDILKVILCAGVMGVVLHLLNLNLWLAILVGVVVYLIAIILTKTFDNQDKMIFKQIIGM
- a CDS encoding class I SAM-dependent methyltransferase, coding for MDIPLYFYAAFKDMDRLAPGSDKSTLKAIDYIDFNNDSQLTILDIGCGAGASTLLLADYFKNSTIEAIDLFPHYLKVLDEKIADNDLDNRVYTCQMDMNDLDYPNCEFDIVFSEASAYIMGFAKALKSWKRVLKQDSYLIISELTWIQKPSKESKKFWKTHYPEIGTIENKIAKIKDEGYEFIDYFILPKSDFESYYSNLESNLKKLEDNDFKKDFKKEIEVYGNNSDDYSYVYYIMKKEVYQ
- a CDS encoding thiolase domain-containing protein; this translates as MRDVAIIGVSQTKFGELWDSSFRDLIAEAGVKAVMDAEVEGDDIEAMYVGNMSSGLFVDQEHIAALISDHMGLNPIPTTRVEAACASGGLALRQGIMAVASGFHDVVISAGVEKMTDVVDATPAIATASDQEWEAQQGATFPSLYAMIAKRHMYEYGTTREQLAQFSVVNHKNAKNNPNAQFPFEISVDKVINSTVVADPLTLLDCSPVSDGAAAVVMVPAEDAKKYTDTPIYVRASAQASGTIALHNRKDLTTIDSTRVASRKAYEMAGVTTKDIDLAEVHDCFSINGLLAVEDLGFAEKGKGGIAIEEGQTEIDGDFPINPSGGLKARGHPLGATGIAQAAEVVWQLRGEAGKRQVDGAEIGMTHNIGGTGGTAAVHIFGRDLD